A single region of the Lycium barbarum isolate Lr01 chromosome 2, ASM1917538v2, whole genome shotgun sequence genome encodes:
- the LOC132629213 gene encoding type IV inositol polyphosphate 5-phosphatase 9: protein MWPRLVASKVLKRLGSTNFVADFPSDGSEDLLEIPHHFDKKSHSSGDITFSDPHEETQNYSVFVNTWNVGGVVPTDDFNVDDLLGTCHTSCDIYVFGFQEVVPLRAANVLGLESGRISAKWNSLIRQALNKKGKENTNSPKNGNANIGQLFPQEFSCIISKQMVGILISVWVRNDFRSFIRYPSVSCVGCGVMGCLGNKGAVSVRFQLHQTSLCFVCTHLASGGREGDEKIRNSNVAEIFSRTTFPKGSSLELPRKILDHDRVILLGDLNYRISLPESTTRILVEKGDWNALLENDQLRMELMDGQVFEGWQEGMIKFAPTYKYYPNSSNFYYGRPEVKRGEKKRSPAWCDRIIWYGEGLKKQLYARGESTLSDHRPVKAIFSTQVRVSRKLKRLQSFFLSERFDQITGQLEMHSEYVMED, encoded by the exons ATGTGGCCGAGATTGGTAGCTAGTAAGGTCCTAAAGAGATTGGGGAGCACcaattttgtggcagattttccAAGTGATGGTTCTGAAGATTTATTAGAGATTCCACATCATTTTGATAAAAAATCCCACAGTTCTGGTGATATAACTTTCAGTGATCCTCATGAGGAAACTCAAAACTATAG tgttTTTGTTAATACATGGAATGTTGGAGGAGTTGTACCCACTGATGATTTCAATGTGGATGATCTGCTCGGCACGTGCCACACCTCATGTGACATCTATGTTTTTGG GTTTCAAGAAGTAGTGCCACTAAGAGCAGCAAATGTTCTTGGATTAGAGAGTGGAAGGATTTCAGCAAAGTGGAATTCTTTAATAAGACAAGCTTTGaacaagaaaggaaaagaaaatacaAATTCTCCAAAGAATGGAAATGCAAATATTGGCCAATTATTTCCACAAGAATTCAGTTGTATTATCAGTAAACAAATGGTTGGAATATTGATTTCAGTTTGGGTTCGAAATGATTTTCGTTCGTTTATTCGATACCCTAGTGTTTCTTGTGTTGGCTGTGGAGTCATGGGTTGCTTAGGGAACAAG GGTGCAGTATCAGTTAGATTTCAATTACATCAAACAAGCTTATGCTTTGTGTGCACTCATTTAGCTTCTGGTGGTAGAGAAGGAGATGAGAAAATTCGCAATTCAAATGTTGCTGAAATATTTTCAAGAACAACTTTCCCCAAAGGCTCTTCACTTGAATTGCCAAGAAAAATTCTTGATCATGA CCGAGTGATACTGCTTGGAGATTTGAACTACAGGATTTCTTTACCAGAATCAACTACAAGAATATTAGTGGAAAAAGGAGATTGGAACGCACTCTTGGAAAATGATCAG TTGAGGATGGAGCTCATGGATGGACAAGTATTTGAAGGTTGGCAAGAAGGGATGATCAAATTTGCTCCTACATACAAATATTATCCAAATTCGAGTAATTTTTACTATGGTAGACCAGAGGTGAAAAGAGGCGAAAAGAAACGTTCTCCTGCATG GTGTGATAGAATAATATGGTATGGTGAAGGGTTAAAAAAACAACTATATGCAAGAGGTGAATCAACATTATCAGATCACAGACCAGTGAAGGCAATTTTCAGCACACAAGTGAGAGTTTCAAGAAAGTTGAAGAGATTACAGAGTTTCTTTTTATCAGAAAGATTTGATCAGATTACAGGCCAACTAGAGATGCACTCAGAATATGTAATGGAAGATTAA
- the LOC132625837 gene encoding uncharacterized protein LOC132625837 isoform X3 → MPIIPIRERLREKAEEYFGCQYELFVEFTGLISWCRGASIGWHSDDNRPYLKQRDFAAVCYLNSYEADFKGGIFHFKDGEPADIVPVAGDVIMYTADDQNIHSVDEITEGERITLTLWFSRDASYDEDPKIISSLSPALSGVVDSKLCSYLPLPGSINMYWFPPDEASSFLSGFDIRCGRLHVVGFDIYPFQETCDLSASDSSYNLLELLSEPLLLARESKLFETQFLNIMHALQQMVQFYLWKFSNLKTKVEETTPQVIPTSQKQKTEIDRLKSVFLKDIQLGERFFGHSRPIKDKEYEFDWVTFSAAVPEWECYVFKLQRELLLHLPHWRTNQSIFCVPLGDLED, encoded by the exons AAAGGTTAAGGGAGAAAGCAGAAGAGTATTTTGGGTGCCAGTATGAGTTGTTTGTTGAATTCACTGGTCTAATCAG CTGGTGTAGAGGAGCAAGCATCGGTTGGCACAGTGATGACAATAGACCTTACCTTAAACAACGGGATTTTGCG GCAGTGTGTTATTTAAATAGTTATGAAGCAGATTTCAAGGGTGGTATCTTTCACTTCAAGGATGGAGAACCAGCAGACATTGTGCCCGTGGCTGGT GATGTTATCATGTATACGGCTGATGACCAAAATATACATTCTGTTGATGAG ATTACTGAAGGGGAGCGAATTACGCTTACTTTATGGTTCAGCCGTGACGCTTCTTATGATGAAGACCCTAAAATCATCTCATCTCTCTCACCAGCTTTATCGGGTGTTGTAGATAGCAAGTTGTGTTCATATTTACCTTTGCCGGGGTCCATCAATATGTACTGGTTTCCACCAGACGAAGCTTCAAGTTTCTTATCCGGATTTGATATACGCTGCGGAAGATTGCATGTTGTTGGATTCGATATCTATCCATTTCAGGAGACTTGCGATTTATCAGCATCGGATTCATCTTACAACTTACTGGAGTTACTATCAGAGCCACTACTTTTAGCACGAGAAAGCAAGTTGTTTGAGACCCAATTTCTTAATATAATGCATGCACTTCAG CAGATGGTGCAGTTCTATCTCTGGAAGTTCTCCAATTTAAAGACAAAGGTCGAAGAAACGACTCCACAAGTAATTCCGACTTCCCAGAAACAAAAAACTGAAATAGATCGTCTAAAATCTGTGTTTCTGAAGGATATTCAACTCGGGGAACGTTTCTTTGGCCATTCAAGACCCATCAAAGACAAGGAGTATGAATTTGACTGGGTTACTTTTTCAGCTGCAGTTCCTGAATGGGAATGTTATGTTTTCAAGTTACAGAGGGAACTGCTTTTGCATTTACCTCATTGGAGAACTAATCAATCCATCTTTTGTGTTCCATTGGGAGATCTTGAGGATTGA